One Phoenix dactylifera cultivar Barhee BC4 chromosome 14, palm_55x_up_171113_PBpolish2nd_filt_p, whole genome shotgun sequence DNA window includes the following coding sequences:
- the LOC103721213 gene encoding translation initiation factor IF-2-like, which translates to MFFGMDLSLEPPKRRSADSSPEFEFWMVGNPSYPQPELLTADELFVDGVLRPLHLLSVVHSEADPEPELAEPPPDPSPPLPPPLEPSPASITSSISSSPSSGSKRWRDIFKVGEKKGNEKERPRRESKGSGGSAAELNINIWPFSRSRSAGNGAVTAGRSRAFSMAGRKASSAPCSRSNSRGESSKPSAAGAGTTRRWAASPGRAGLSGGVHLGRTSPVWQIRRGEKRTEPAACRGLERANQRDKVTGCKKATGFGGSVRVLNLNVNTCIGYRNQVSCRGNGKDGVTGGGRTATEGSGGNGSLFSLRSFFSKKVY; encoded by the exons ATGTTTTTTGG GATGGATTTATCCTTGGAGCCTCCGAAGAGGAGGAGCGCCGACTCGTCGCCGGAGTTCGAGTTCTGGATGGTTGGCAATCCTTCTTATCCGCAGCCGGAATTACTTACCGCCGACGAGCTCTTCGTCGACGGCGTCCTACGCCCCCTCCACCTCCTTTCCGTCGTCCACTCCGAAGCGGACCCGGAGCCCGAGCTAGCTGAGCCCCCGCCTGACCCctcgccgccgctgccgccccCGCTGGAGCCGTCGCCGGCGTCGATCACGTCGTCGATCTCGTCGTCGCCGTCGTCCGGGTCGAAGCGGTGGAGGGATATATTCAAGGTCGGGGAGAAGAAGGGGAACGAGAAGGAGCGGCCGCGGAGGGAGAGCAAGGGCAGCGGCGGCAGCGCCGCCGAGCTCAACATCAACATCTGGCCCTTCTCCCGGAGTCGCTCCGCCGGCAACGGCGCCGTCACTGCCGGCCGGTCCCGGGCATTCTCCATGGCCGGGCGGAAAGCCAGCAGCGCCCCCTGCTCCCGGAGCAACTCCCGCGGCGAATCCTCCAAACCCTCCGCCGCCGGCGCCGGAACGACGAGGAGGTGGGCGGCGAGCCCCGGCCGGGCCGGGCTCAGCGGGGGGGTTCATCTGGGCCGGACAAGCCCGGTCTGGCAGATCCGGAGGGGCGAGAAGCGAACCGAGCCGGCGGCCTGCCGGGGGCTGGAGAGGGCGAACCAGAGGGATAAGGTCACCGGATGTAAGAAGGCGACTGGCTTTGGAGGTAGCGTTAGAGTTCTTAATTTGAACGTGAACACTTGCATCGGGTATCGGAACCAGGTGAGCTGTAGGGGTAACGGCAAGGATGGGGTGACCGGCGGTGGCCGGACTGCCACTGAGGGGAGTGGAGGCAATGGGAGCCTCTTTAGTTTGAGAtccttcttctccaagaaggtcTACTGA